The following coding sequences are from one Paenibacillus sp. FSL R5-0912 window:
- a CDS encoding RDD family protein produces the protein MEQRIEEQLDWSDYVGFWKRVLIHFVDFLILALPTYLLNRICVSAAESAESAFPLFIQFVLLMGFNVFMVVKYGGTPGRLILGARIINGDGRYPALKQALIRDCFLIINGFLAVIVSLNTEELSAVSSSLANWSPLATNLNVFFGWVVVADCLFVVFTQRNRALHDMMAGTYVVKKIALDHLV, from the coding sequence GCAGCGGATAGAGGAACAGCTTGATTGGAGTGACTATGTAGGTTTTTGGAAAAGGGTGCTGATCCATTTTGTTGATTTTCTGATTCTGGCCCTTCCTACGTATTTGCTGAACAGGATTTGCGTCTCAGCCGCAGAATCGGCGGAGTCGGCGTTTCCGCTTTTTATTCAGTTTGTGCTGCTGATGGGCTTCAATGTGTTCATGGTTGTCAAATATGGGGGGACTCCGGGCAGACTAATTCTGGGGGCAAGAATAATTAATGGGGACGGTAGGTATCCGGCGCTGAAGCAGGCTCTGATCAGGGATTGCTTCCTCATCATCAACGGCTTTCTTGCAGTTATTGTGAGTCTGAACACAGAGGAATTATCTGCGGTTTCCAGCAGTCTTGCCAATTGGAGTCCGCTCGCCACGAATTTGAATGTGTTCTTTGGCTGGGTAGTGGTCGCCGACTGCCTATTCGTTGTATTCACCCAGCGTAACCGGGCGCTGCATGATATGATGGCCGGAACCTATGTGGTTAAGAAAATTGCTCTGGACCATCTTGTTTGA
- a CDS encoding carboxypeptidase-like regulatory domain-containing protein, with protein MKIRIKVKQLVLFVLLPLALLILIPAVLQQAAAPSVQLATSATADTGTLAREMLLSKLDASSGSKRMTLIRTTIIEPGNWIQPYDFNVYIGSSSSQWSQNNNEETPLPLLPADKLRFLREYMLEGPIDGYLLTAAKQLVYEYDVLGAGDDGDAVLTEVRTRISSKSSMFRELALLQAERALNAGNWAAAGDLLKQAHSPVHDGEYEHEARSAWLGARLLFAEGKCSEALELVNNSLKSYQESRDKNYHEVNEGNDLSPQGSTEQPSSAQDSLEAATENMSEPTSEMQRQLLALQTALTATAEAGNSAPATLSGTLTYSDGTPVSRAGIFLRPESEVSHSVFYGSEPYEIVTDAQGRFSFSGVIPGYYQLFLGLSFEQIDGWTWPVQADDWIEIKPNDRLTNNIILQPLLELKSPVNSQLLTGDSVEFEWETVRNAASYSLSGTVSAEGSTFSYVIRQHITGNKISIPVTDLYNSGGFSTSSSGEGWESVEPSSLLGFADPSGRFSWSIEAYDVSGRVITRSNGYRLNEDTVGNLPFFYLQSRSLTAADQLVKAQKLEQALEAYRHDYARDPQDDHALKMLVHLMTAKASYTKDKSLEAATIPLLVKLVELRPTADSVFNLALYYYEQSDWKSYNHYYSWFLELREQKPHSYDQGINATALMHQGELDEARRQFVASLEEDGSHRFTGSYLAAELAAGQPLDDVLKLALRYPQHSPGSGTVNWAKLITQMKAERTGQPELFDRQLKQMLELYTARSGKLREWTEESGDSALKTFMKAVLEVG; from the coding sequence ATGAAAATTAGGATCAAGGTCAAGCAGCTGGTGCTGTTCGTGCTGCTTCCGCTTGCGCTGCTAATTCTAATACCAGCTGTTCTTCAACAGGCAGCAGCGCCATCGGTTCAGCTTGCAACCTCCGCCACAGCGGATACCGGGACTCTGGCACGCGAAATGCTGCTGAGCAAGCTGGATGCCAGCAGCGGGAGCAAGCGTATGACGCTTATCCGCACTACAATAATTGAACCAGGCAATTGGATACAGCCCTATGATTTCAATGTGTATATCGGCTCCTCTTCTAGCCAGTGGAGCCAGAACAATAACGAAGAGACACCACTGCCGCTGCTACCCGCAGATAAGCTCCGGTTCCTGAGAGAATATATGCTAGAAGGCCCTATAGACGGCTATTTGCTTACTGCCGCTAAACAGCTTGTCTATGAATACGATGTACTGGGTGCCGGAGATGACGGGGATGCGGTACTTACGGAAGTACGCACCAGAATCAGCAGTAAATCCTCTATGTTCAGAGAGCTGGCTTTGCTTCAGGCTGAGAGGGCATTGAACGCAGGGAATTGGGCGGCTGCAGGAGACTTGCTGAAGCAAGCCCATTCCCCCGTACATGATGGCGAATACGAACATGAAGCCCGTTCAGCCTGGCTTGGTGCGCGGCTGCTCTTTGCAGAAGGTAAGTGCAGCGAAGCGCTGGAGCTGGTGAACAACAGTCTGAAGAGTTACCAGGAGTCACGTGACAAGAATTATCATGAAGTGAACGAAGGAAATGACTTAAGCCCCCAGGGCTCCACAGAGCAACCTTCATCGGCTCAAGATTCCCTTGAAGCTGCTACAGAGAATATGAGTGAACCCACTTCCGAAATGCAGCGGCAGCTGCTTGCACTGCAGACCGCACTTACAGCTACTGCGGAAGCAGGAAACTCTGCTCCTGCCACATTGTCAGGGACACTAACCTACAGCGACGGCACTCCGGTCTCCCGGGCAGGCATCTTCCTGCGGCCGGAGAGCGAAGTTAGTCATAGTGTGTTTTATGGCTCGGAGCCGTATGAAATCGTCACAGATGCACAGGGCCGTTTTTCCTTCTCAGGCGTCATTCCCGGCTATTATCAGTTATTTTTGGGCCTGAGCTTTGAGCAGATCGATGGCTGGACCTGGCCTGTGCAGGCGGATGACTGGATCGAAATCAAACCAAATGACCGTTTGACTAATAATATTATCCTTCAGCCCTTGCTGGAGCTGAAGTCACCGGTAAATTCGCAGCTCCTTACAGGTGATTCTGTAGAATTCGAGTGGGAGACTGTCCGGAATGCGGCCTCTTACAGTCTCAGCGGCACAGTCTCAGCCGAAGGCAGCACCTTCAGTTATGTAATCCGCCAGCATATCACGGGGAATAAGATTTCCATCCCTGTAACAGATCTGTATAACAGCGGCGGTTTCTCCACCAGCAGCAGCGGAGAAGGCTGGGAATCCGTTGAGCCCTCCTCGCTGCTCGGCTTCGCCGATCCAAGCGGACGCTTCTCGTGGAGCATAGAAGCCTATGATGTATCCGGGCGGGTGATTACCCGCAGCAATGGCTACCGGCTGAACGAGGACACCGTCGGCAATCTGCCTTTCTTCTATTTACAATCACGCAGTCTTACCGCTGCCGATCAGCTGGTTAAAGCGCAGAAGCTTGAACAGGCACTGGAAGCGTACCGCCACGACTATGCCAGAGATCCACAGGATGATCATGCGCTCAAAATGCTGGTTCATCTCATGACAGCCAAGGCTTCCTATACTAAAGACAAATCCTTAGAAGCCGCAACGATACCTCTGCTAGTGAAGCTTGTAGAGCTGCGTCCGACTGCAGACTCTGTCTTCAACCTGGCGCTCTACTACTATGAGCAGTCCGACTGGAAAAGCTACAATCACTATTATTCCTGGTTTCTTGAGCTGCGTGAGCAGAAACCGCACAGCTATGATCAGGGAATTAACGCTACCGCGCTGATGCACCAGGGGGAATTGGACGAAGCCCGCAGGCAATTCGTCGCCTCACTGGAGGAGGATGGCAGCCACCGCTTCACCGGCAGCTATCTGGCTGCAGAGCTGGCGGCGGGACAGCCGCTGGATGACGTACTAAAGCTTGCTCTGCGTTATCCCCAGCATAGTCCCGGCTCCGGCACTGTTAACTGGGCGAAGCTGATAACCCAGATGAAGGCAGAGCGTACGGGACAGCCGGAGCTCTTTGACCGGCAGCTGAAGCAGATGCTGGAGCTATATACAGCAAGGTCCGGGAAACTTAGGGAATGGACTGAAGAAAGCGGGGATTCCGCGCTGAAGACGTTCATGAAAGCCGTTCTGGAGGTGGGCTGA
- a CDS encoding sigma-70 family RNA polymerase sigma factor yields the protein MLLRTAWLLLRDRQSAEEAVQDTFIQAYAKIGQLKDPQRLRPWLIAIVVNRCRMRQRTWSWRNICPAPEGGAWVQNEAGASAGAEELFIAEWHNLQLSEAVRSLDYIYRECLTLYYYHEMSIREISGQLRLPDNTVKSRLSRGRTLLKQILEKEGHVL from the coding sequence ATGCTGCTCCGGACCGCCTGGCTGCTCCTGCGGGACCGGCAGTCTGCCGAGGAAGCCGTGCAGGATACCTTCATTCAGGCCTATGCCAAAATCGGGCAGCTGAAGGACCCTCAGCGTCTGAGACCCTGGCTGATTGCCATCGTGGTTAACCGCTGCCGGATGAGGCAGCGGACATGGAGCTGGCGAAATATTTGTCCTGCGCCGGAGGGCGGGGCCTGGGTACAGAATGAAGCAGGCGCCTCCGCAGGCGCAGAAGAGCTGTTTATAGCAGAATGGCATAATCTGCAGCTAAGTGAAGCTGTAAGAAGTCTGGATTACATCTACCGCGAATGTCTGACGCTGTACTATTACCATGAGATGAGCATCCGTGAGATCAGCGGGCAGTTGAGATTACCGGACAATACGGTGAAATCCCGGTTATCCCGGGGACGGACACTGTTGAAGCAGATTCTGGAGAAGGAGGGGCATGTTCTATGA
- a CDS encoding YjgB family protein — protein sequence MITSFKTIAGIILLGGMLSLTACNSGKPDAVNTGGAAAQASEAPASAQPEGSPAPGAGTEPAEAGGGAATAPPDAAPAAQGGTGAAASPAAAEPGAAAGASSAATPQELSKQLKELLQLAKQGKVPGVEYAAHSGLIDDVEAAWGEPDTKESAGKGIYSTYAGKHVVFGFNKGSQIFDVRSSASDLQKLTLKQIEEVLGKPDATSVNGSDDIYIYQAGKQYQLKFIIPDSTGTVDHISVFSKQDSINNMAG from the coding sequence ATGATCACATCATTCAAAACGATAGCAGGCATAATTCTACTTGGCGGAATGCTCAGTCTAACGGCTTGTAATTCCGGTAAGCCGGATGCGGTGAATACCGGCGGGGCGGCTGCGCAAGCCTCGGAGGCTCCGGCGTCTGCACAGCCGGAAGGGAGTCCCGCCCCTGGTGCGGGCACGGAGCCGGCTGAAGCTGGCGGCGGTGCAGCAACAGCTCCACCTGACGCGGCTCCTGCTGCGCAAGGCGGCACTGGAGCGGCCGCTTCACCTGCGGCTGCAGAGCCTGGCGCAGCGGCAGGAGCCTCGTCGGCTGCTACGCCGCAGGAGCTGAGCAAGCAGCTGAAAGAGCTGCTGCAGCTTGCCAAGCAGGGCAAGGTGCCCGGCGTGGAATATGCTGCACACAGTGGACTCATTGACGATGTGGAAGCAGCATGGGGAGAGCCGGACACCAAAGAATCGGCAGGCAAAGGCATTTATTCCACGTATGCCGGCAAGCACGTGGTATTCGGCTTTAACAAAGGCAGCCAAATCTTTGATGTGCGTTCAAGCGCCTCCGATTTACAAAAGCTGACGCTGAAGCAGATTGAAGAAGTCCTCGGCAAGCCGGACGCTACCTCAGTGAACGGCAGCGATGACATTTATATATACCAGGCGGGCAAGCAGTACCAGCTCAAGTTCATCATCCCGGATTCAACGGGTACCGTGGATCATATCTCAGTATTCTCCAAACAGGATTCCATCAACAATATGGCTGGTTAG
- a CDS encoding winged helix-turn-helix domain-containing protein: MHLELNESEYKVSAGGLTIELLPKEFALLQFLYRNRGRTFSREQLLDKVWPMEYPVERTVDDHIYRLRKKLRGLSGIDIKTIRGFGYSLAVQGSPEGVAMNPATNDPELRNTMSEVFMKFHIYGQGKSMLTLARQQDILGYELDPHYSMVVHFVQGDLEWLIYTDEVPLKDRLFYLNLFYFFIGDPKVKMEYAERLIERKLLNPPEQLELEILTMLDLYTLAGQPDKALERLKRSYQVISEPDFENFVPATQITELFIHLVAGTGDEQLERMDETVSRTLRDKPFLREIGGYKVVKGLWALRRAQWAEGEKLINEGLQVLDMSGFVPLRFYSVYRINHFCRMFLAGSPLGRKYESLFTAELEAFGLVRLERALENLLLPLLEAH, translated from the coding sequence ATGCATCTGGAGTTGAACGAAAGTGAATATAAAGTATCTGCCGGCGGATTAACCATAGAGCTGCTGCCCAAGGAGTTTGCGCTTCTGCAGTTTCTGTACCGCAACAGGGGGAGGACCTTCAGCCGCGAGCAGCTTCTGGATAAAGTCTGGCCCATGGAGTATCCGGTGGAGCGGACCGTCGATGATCATATCTACCGGCTGCGGAAGAAGCTGCGCGGCCTTAGCGGAATCGACATCAAGACCATCCGCGGATTCGGATACAGTCTGGCTGTGCAGGGCTCTCCGGAGGGCGTAGCGATGAATCCGGCAACGAATGATCCGGAGCTGCGGAATACAATGAGTGAGGTATTCATGAAGTTTCATATCTACGGTCAGGGCAAATCGATGCTGACCCTCGCACGCCAGCAGGACATTCTCGGCTACGAGCTGGACCCGCATTATTCGATGGTCGTTCATTTCGTCCAGGGAGATTTGGAGTGGCTGATCTACACGGACGAGGTTCCGCTGAAGGACCGGCTTTTTTACCTCAACCTGTTCTATTTCTTCATAGGTGACCCTAAGGTGAAGATGGAATATGCCGAGCGTCTGATTGAGCGGAAACTGCTGAACCCCCCTGAACAGCTGGAACTGGAGATTCTGACCATGCTGGATTTGTACACCTTGGCAGGCCAGCCGGACAAAGCGCTGGAACGCCTGAAACGTTCCTATCAGGTAATATCCGAACCGGATTTTGAGAACTTCGTTCCGGCGACGCAGATTACGGAGCTGTTCATTCATCTGGTGGCGGGAACCGGGGATGAGCAGTTGGAGCGTATGGACGAAACCGTCAGCCGGACCCTGAGGGACAAGCCTTTTCTGCGGGAGATCGGCGGTTACAAAGTAGTAAAGGGACTCTGGGCGCTTCGGCGGGCACAGTGGGCAGAGGGAGAGAAACTGATCAATGAAGGATTGCAGGTGCTCGATATGTCCGGGTTTGTGCCGCTGCGGTTCTATTCGGTGTACCGGATCAACCATTTCTGCCGCATGTTTCTGGCCGGAAGTCCCTTGGGACGCAAATACGAGAGCCTGTTTACAGCAGAGCTTGAAGCGTTTGGTCTGGTAAGGCTGGAACGGGCACTCGAAAATCTGCTGCTGCCGCTGCTCGAGGCCCACTGA
- a CDS encoding MFS transporter, which produces MELSTKQGTSLLHNKTYMRVYSAFATASFGDWFDALAIQVLVGYRWQAGPLMLALIPVALALPSILFGSVAGVAADRLNKLKLMRVCDLLTALLTVLVLFAPSMFWLLPLLALRSALSMLNMPAQQSLTRSLVREDQLLQASSLNGLVNQGSKIAGPLLGGLALAFLTPQWCILINALLRGCSYLLLLSVKNIRTDEDNSKQPEAPEDKIPLHTMWREGWSFMLRSRILLSTMLFGLAGALVIQVVDFQFTSLFRVFAPERESLLGWMVAATGVGAVLIILLLNKLNPETGYSWRLGSGYVLIGGSIAALGSLQPGASIVWVLLIGFVLGIGNGVFMVTFNYCLQKETPPHMTGRIFGIQNTVLSTVLIIAPLLGGLLVQYAGPARIFINTGLLLLLLGLAGLLFGRLLWPEAKLKLEGAQPVAAVDQG; this is translated from the coding sequence ATGGAGCTTTCAACGAAGCAGGGAACCAGCCTGCTGCATAACAAAACGTACATGCGCGTGTACAGCGCCTTCGCCACGGCAAGCTTCGGCGACTGGTTCGATGCACTGGCTATTCAGGTGCTGGTCGGCTACCGCTGGCAGGCCGGGCCGCTGATGCTGGCGCTTATTCCGGTGGCGCTGGCGCTGCCGAGCATTCTGTTTGGCTCGGTTGCCGGAGTAGCCGCCGACCGGCTGAACAAGCTGAAGCTGATGCGTGTATGCGATCTGCTGACTGCGCTGTTGACTGTACTGGTGCTATTCGCCCCGAGCATGTTCTGGCTGCTGCCTTTGCTGGCGCTGCGTTCAGCGCTATCCATGCTGAATATGCCTGCCCAGCAGTCTTTGACCCGCAGCCTGGTCAGAGAGGACCAGCTGCTGCAAGCCTCGTCGCTCAATGGGCTGGTTAACCAGGGCTCCAAAATTGCCGGCCCTCTGCTCGGAGGTCTGGCGCTCGCTTTCCTTACGCCGCAATGGTGCATCCTGATCAATGCCTTGCTGCGCGGCTGCTCTTATCTGCTGCTGCTGTCCGTGAAGAACATCCGCACGGATGAAGATAACAGCAAACAGCCTGAGGCGCCGGAAGACAAGATTCCGCTGCATACGATGTGGCGGGAAGGCTGGAGCTTCATGCTGCGCAGCCGGATCCTGCTGAGTACTATGCTGTTCGGGCTGGCCGGGGCACTGGTGATTCAAGTGGTCGACTTCCAGTTCACCAGCCTGTTCCGGGTGTTTGCACCGGAGCGGGAATCCTTGCTCGGCTGGATGGTAGCCGCTACCGGAGTAGGAGCTGTGCTGATTATACTTCTCCTGAACAAGCTGAATCCGGAAACGGGATATAGCTGGAGGCTCGGCTCGGGATATGTATTGATTGGCGGTTCCATTGCTGCACTTGGATCGCTCCAGCCGGGCGCTTCGATAGTATGGGTTCTGCTGATCGGATTTGTACTGGGGATCGGAAACGGGGTATTTATGGTTACGTTCAATTATTGCCTGCAAAAAGAAACCCCGCCGCATATGACAGGCCGTATCTTCGGCATCCAGAACACCGTACTCAGCACGGTACTTATTATTGCACCATTGCTGGGTGGTCTGCTTGTCCAGTATGCAGGCCCTGCCCGTATTTTTATCAACACCGGCCTGCTGCTGCTCCTTCTGGGTCTGGCGGGTCTGCTGTTCGGGCGGCTGCTCTGGCCTGAGGCCAAGCTTAAGCTGGAAGGTGCACAGCCTGTAGCCGCAGTAGATCAGGGGTAG
- a CDS encoding histidine phosphatase family protein: protein MTTYIYMVRHGDSLRTGVDEWTRGLSAKGEGDARRVTACLRNEGINTLYSSPYIRAIDTIADLAKVLGQEITLKEDLREKVWMEGNRQLADEDLLPALQKMYDDPDFALPGGESNRECQARAVEALQEILQAHEGERIAIGTHGLVMALMMGYFAPGYDLDFLLKTTKPDIYVMAFSEGRLTGVERLLVKE from the coding sequence ATGACGACATATATTTACATGGTGAGACACGGGGATTCACTCCGGACCGGGGTGGACGAATGGACGCGCGGCCTATCTGCAAAAGGGGAAGGGGATGCGCGCAGAGTAACAGCATGCCTGCGTAATGAAGGCATTAACACGCTGTACAGCAGCCCGTATATCCGGGCCATAGATACGATAGCCGATTTGGCCAAGGTACTTGGGCAGGAAATTACCCTTAAGGAGGACCTGAGAGAGAAGGTCTGGATGGAGGGCAACCGTCAGTTGGCTGATGAAGATTTGCTTCCGGCACTGCAGAAGATGTACGACGATCCGGACTTTGCCCTGCCGGGCGGTGAATCGAACCGCGAATGCCAGGCAAGGGCGGTAGAGGCGCTGCAGGAAATCCTGCAGGCACATGAAGGAGAAAGAATTGCCATTGGGACTCACGGGCTGGTAATGGCGCTAATGATGGGTTATTTTGCCCCCGGATATGATCTGGACTTCTTGCTAAAGACCACCAAGCCAGATATTTATGTCATGGCCTTCTCGGAAGGCCGGTTGACCGGGGTGGAGCGTCTTCTAGTTAAGGAATGA
- a CDS encoding TatD family hydrolase, with protein sequence MIDAHIHLDQYEETLLSSLLQSLPEQDIEALIAVSMNLTSSLRTQEIAARYPGLVRPAYGFHPEQPLPPEEELAALLDWITLHAPDMAAIGEIGLPYYSRAEAIERGEAWDMEPYIRLLDRLLELAACLAKPVVLHAVYEDAWTVCDLLEQHHITRAHFHWFKGPEDTVDRMISRGYYISFTPDILYEEEIQDLARRYPPELVMAETDGPWPFEGPFTGRTTHPAMVHDVAAAWGALHGYTGSEAKAILTANTVRFYGL encoded by the coding sequence ATGATTGATGCCCATATACATCTGGACCAATATGAAGAGACTTTGTTATCCTCCTTGCTGCAGAGCTTGCCGGAGCAGGACATTGAGGCGCTGATTGCGGTCTCGATGAACCTCACTTCCAGTCTGCGTACTCAGGAGATAGCAGCCCGTTATCCCGGGCTGGTGAGACCCGCCTACGGCTTCCATCCCGAGCAGCCGCTGCCGCCGGAGGAGGAGCTGGCCGCGCTGCTGGACTGGATCACGCTCCATGCCCCGGATATGGCAGCTATAGGTGAAATCGGGCTTCCTTACTATTCCAGGGCCGAAGCTATAGAACGCGGGGAGGCATGGGATATGGAACCTTATATCCGGCTTCTGGACAGACTCCTTGAGCTGGCAGCTTGTTTAGCCAAACCGGTGGTGCTGCATGCCGTCTATGAAGATGCCTGGACCGTATGTGATTTGCTTGAGCAGCATCACATTACCCGGGCCCATTTCCATTGGTTCAAGGGCCCGGAAGATACTGTCGACCGTATGATCAGCCGCGGCTATTATATTTCGTTCACTCCCGATATTCTCTATGAAGAGGAGATTCAGGATCTCGCGCGCCGCTACCCGCCGGAGCTGGTCATGGCGGAGACCGATGGTCCGTGGCCTTTTGAAGGCCCATTCACCGGGCGTACCACCCATCCGGCAATGGTGCATGACGTTGCCGCCGCCTGGGGAGCGCTGCATGGATATACCGGGAGCGAGGCGAAGGCTATTCTAACAGCGAATACGGTGCGGTTCTACGGACTGTAG
- a CDS encoding stalk domain-containing protein: protein MKKLIAASAIALLIAGHAAASSINIAHSAAAPLALKVDGQAVLPQVPPFHSNGILYVPALALKEFYPIQLQWNNVLKQLTLTTGWDTKVLTPGSSSIQVRYTQTDGSYQDSLEATVILKAGHVYIPADSLNSLTGATTELESGGTRVVITPGSLSTTVRVPAEPLVVAGGHAKVKLYAALKDGNTYKGFILEVNGKKHSFDWTVDRDFSNPPQLFYADVDSDGKPEVTVVFTLGTGTSLVVQEVHVVKPEQWKELSVPAAEQAASAVVSSSISLDKKDVLLKLELKGATPSKVTIRIPDRAEDGLKYFGKTAGIGAVTYYSVKDGKLLADTSLMVGMTESMGTLKLEYKAGTAGLELGSIIFEPHDSTQQFVEK, encoded by the coding sequence ATGAAAAAATTAATTGCCGCTTCCGCGATTGCCCTGCTCATCGCAGGTCATGCGGCGGCATCATCCATAAATATTGCCCATTCTGCTGCAGCTCCACTAGCCCTTAAGGTAGACGGACAAGCCGTTCTTCCCCAAGTTCCGCCATTCCATTCCAATGGGATATTATATGTACCGGCTCTTGCCCTGAAGGAATTTTACCCTATCCAGCTGCAATGGAATAATGTCCTCAAGCAGCTTACTCTCACGACTGGTTGGGATACTAAAGTCCTTACCCCCGGCAGCTCCTCTATCCAGGTCCGCTATACACAAACAGATGGAAGTTATCAAGATAGCCTGGAGGCTACTGTTATTCTTAAGGCCGGACATGTATATATTCCGGCAGATAGTCTGAATTCGCTTACGGGTGCTACCACAGAGCTGGAATCGGGAGGAACCCGGGTCGTGATTACGCCGGGCAGTCTCAGCACAACCGTCAGGGTTCCCGCTGAACCCCTCGTTGTGGCCGGGGGTCATGCCAAGGTCAAGCTGTATGCCGCGCTGAAGGACGGCAACACCTACAAAGGATTCATCCTGGAAGTGAACGGCAAGAAGCACAGCTTCGACTGGACCGTAGACAGAGATTTCTCGAATCCGCCCCAGCTCTTCTATGCGGATGTAGATTCAGACGGGAAACCTGAAGTAACCGTTGTGTTCACACTGGGTACCGGAACTTCGCTGGTAGTGCAGGAAGTTCATGTGGTCAAGCCTGAGCAGTGGAAGGAGCTCTCCGTGCCTGCAGCGGAACAAGCTGCTTCTGCTGTAGTATCCTCCAGCATTTCGCTGGATAAGAAGGATGTGCTGCTGAAGCTTGAGCTCAAAGGAGCAACCCCGTCCAAAGTAACGATAAGAATTCCGGACCGTGCAGAAGACGGATTGAAATATTTCGGCAAGACTGCAGGAATCGGTGCTGTTACCTACTACTCGGTGAAAGACGGCAAGCTGTTAGCGGATACCAGCCTAATGGTAGGAATGACCGAGAGCATGGGAACGCTGAAGCTGGAATACAAGGCAGGGACAGCGGGGCTGGAGCTTGGCTCGATCATTTTCGAACCGCATGATAGCACTCAGCAATTTGTAGAGAAGTAA
- a CDS encoding DMT family transporter, producing MELLLRTQGIIMASGGALLWGVSGTVAQHLFQQSMLPAAWLVTLRLLVSGVLFLMFTLRKEGSQVWKLWLDRRFVLQMLLFGLLGMLGVQYTYFASIESGNAAIATLLQYLAPLFILLYTVIWTRTKLAPLDIIGALLALGGTYLLLTGGDSSELTVPLRGLIWGILSAVSLTFYTLYSGPLLKLYSTSLLMGWGMIVGGAGMSLIHPVWSVPSADWSLSIILAILFVILLGTLAAFYLYIGSLRHIAPHEASLLSCTEPVSAIVSSVIWLSVPFNLYQALGAGMVVLMTVMVSLKSRTKETAN from the coding sequence GTGGAGTTATTGTTGCGGACCCAAGGAATTATTATGGCCTCCGGCGGAGCGTTATTATGGGGAGTATCGGGGACGGTCGCCCAGCATTTGTTCCAGCAGTCCATGCTGCCTGCAGCCTGGCTGGTGACCCTGAGACTGCTGGTATCGGGAGTCCTGTTCCTGATGTTTACACTCCGTAAGGAGGGCTCGCAGGTATGGAAGCTGTGGCTGGACCGGAGATTCGTTCTTCAAATGCTGCTGTTCGGGCTGCTGGGCATGCTTGGGGTACAGTACACGTACTTCGCTTCCATTGAGTCAGGCAATGCTGCAATCGCCACACTGCTGCAGTATTTAGCCCCGTTGTTTATTCTCCTGTACACTGTTATCTGGACAAGAACGAAGCTGGCTCCGCTGGATATCATCGGTGCGCTGCTCGCGCTGGGAGGAACGTATTTACTGCTGACCGGCGGCGATTCCTCGGAGCTGACCGTTCCCCTGAGAGGCTTGATCTGGGGGATTCTATCCGCAGTGTCCTTGACGTTCTATACCCTCTATTCAGGTCCGCTGCTGAAGCTGTACAGCACTTCACTGCTGATGGGCTGGGGGATGATTGTGGGAGGAGCAGGGATGAGTCTCATTCATCCGGTCTGGTCCGTTCCGTCTGCCGATTGGTCGCTGTCTATCATTCTGGCTATTCTATTCGTTATTCTGCTGGGAACATTAGCCGCCTTCTATCTATACATCGGCAGTCTCCGCCACATTGCTCCGCATGAAGCCAGCCTGCTGTCCTGTACGGAACCGGTCTCAGCAATTGTCTCCTCCGTAATCTGGCTGTCCGTCCCCTTCAATCTGTACCAGGCACTGGGAGCGGGAATGGTTGTACTTATGACTGTAATGGTTTCTTTGAAATCACGGACTAAAGAGACCGCGAATTAA
- a CDS encoding sigma-70 family RNA polymerase sigma factor, with product MKTTEPYSQLIGLTLAGSREAYGELYEATIHDVYKAVRFLVSGVSDAENIVQEIYIELYRSLRKFDRTQAFRPWLMGLTIRQIHAHRRRRWRQFRIQNKAEQTCQTIEHDLASDVVDRMANRVLTDMVSRLPYKLKQVIILHYLHEYTQEEIAAILQIPLGTVKSRLHAALQKLRRKHQVTTIRLGKVEDLHES from the coding sequence ATGAAGACAACAGAACCATATTCGCAGCTCATCGGACTCACGCTAGCCGGCAGCCGTGAAGCTTACGGTGAGTTATACGAGGCGACTATTCATGATGTCTATAAGGCCGTGCGTTTCCTCGTTTCCGGGGTTTCAGATGCAGAGAATATTGTGCAGGAGATATATATTGAGCTGTACCGTTCACTTAGGAAATTTGACAGGACACAAGCGTTTAGACCCTGGCTTATGGGGCTCACGATACGGCAGATTCATGCCCATAGGCGAAGAAGGTGGAGACAGTTCCGAATTCAGAACAAAGCGGAGCAGACTTGCCAGACTATAGAACATGATCTCGCCAGCGATGTTGTGGACCGGATGGCAAACCGGGTACTTACCGATATGGTAAGCCGTTTGCCGTACAAGCTGAAGCAGGTCATTATCCTGCATTACTTGCATGAGTATACTCAGGAAGAGATCGCTGCCATCCTTCAGATTCCGCTGGGAACGGTGAAATCACGGCTCCATGCCGCTCTGCAGAAGCTTAGACGGAAACATCAGGTGACTACGATCAGGTTAGGGAAGGTGGAGGATCTGCATGAATCTTGA